Proteins encoded in a region of the Haloarcula sp. CBA1129 genome:
- a CDS encoding Cdc6/Cdc18 family protein, translating into MGMFQRDRQVFADAEPLDDSYEPEDIRERDKELKKYQRALQPIIDNRPTSNIFLYGKTGTGKTVATKFMLSHLEQDAAEYDDVMLSTVWVSCENLSSSYQVAVALVNELRGGQNKDRISTTGYSQQRVFDILYEELDALGGTVVIVLDEIDNIGHSDDILYGLPRARSNGYVNDVRPVIVGISNDFQFRDNLSPKVKDTLAEKEILFPPYDANQLRSILNPRAEKAFYNDVLSEDAVPLCAAFAAQDTGSARQAIRLLREAGELAQAADSDTVTEDHVRDAQDELEKNQLYEGMQELTTQGHAVLCALAYYQALDSVPVRSRNLYERYVKICDRLDTDSVSERRVRDHLSDMNMLGLISVYERNEGLSAGRYHEYELDVPLQAVLEVLLSTTRFEELANIIESTADDNNLLQSGLSDY; encoded by the coding sequence ATGGGGATGTTCCAACGAGATCGTCAGGTGTTCGCTGATGCGGAACCTCTTGACGACTCTTATGAGCCCGAGGATATCCGCGAACGGGACAAGGAACTCAAGAAATATCAGCGAGCCCTCCAACCAATCATCGATAACCGACCGACGTCGAACATTTTTCTGTATGGCAAGACGGGGACAGGGAAGACCGTCGCGACGAAATTTATGTTGTCGCATCTAGAGCAAGACGCTGCTGAGTATGACGACGTCATGCTCTCGACTGTCTGGGTCAGCTGCGAGAATTTATCCTCGTCCTACCAAGTCGCTGTTGCCCTTGTCAATGAACTACGTGGAGGACAGAACAAAGATCGAATCAGTACCACCGGCTACTCTCAGCAGCGGGTCTTTGATATTCTGTATGAAGAGCTCGACGCGCTTGGTGGGACCGTCGTGATCGTCTTGGACGAAATTGATAACATCGGACACTCTGACGACATCCTCTACGGGCTTCCCCGGGCACGATCGAATGGATACGTCAACGATGTCCGTCCAGTAATCGTTGGTATCAGCAACGACTTTCAGTTCCGGGACAATCTTTCACCAAAGGTCAAGGACACGCTCGCTGAAAAGGAGATTCTGTTTCCGCCGTACGATGCGAACCAACTGCGCTCAATTCTGAACCCGCGCGCCGAGAAAGCGTTCTATAATGATGTTTTATCAGAAGACGCTGTCCCGCTCTGTGCAGCTTTTGCTGCGCAGGACACGGGATCGGCCCGACAAGCAATCCGGCTGCTCCGTGAAGCCGGCGAACTCGCGCAAGCTGCTGATTCTGACACTGTAACCGAAGATCATGTCCGAGACGCTCAGGACGAACTGGAAAAGAATCAACTCTACGAGGGAATGCAGGAACTCACGACACAGGGACATGCCGTCCTCTGTGCGCTCGCGTACTACCAAGCACTGGATAGTGTTCCTGTCCGCTCTCGGAATCTTTACGAGCGATACGTGAAGATTTGCGACCGGCTCGACACCGACAGCGTGAGCGAACGCCGTGTTCGTGACCATCTTTCGGATATGAATATGCTTGGGCTCATCAGCGTCTATGAACGGAACGAGGGACTCTCGGCTGGCCGGTATCACGAGTATGAGCTTGACGTGCCGCTGCAAGCCGTACTTGAGGTTCTCCTCTCAACGACTCGCTTCGAAGAACTCGCGAATATCATCGAATCGACGGCTGACGATAACAACCTGCTTCAATCGGGCCTCTCCGACTACTAA
- a CDS encoding RNA-guided endonuclease TnpB family protein, with protein MTGTATKTLEATLAPPTAHKERRLHRTVATYRRALEDAFESGCDTQTAVNDVVTPYNLTSYAKDALKSYVPKLRDTYNASELDDDHPIRFTNRGWALDHSPERTHEFCWEVPQAGRGTSFWIPLRINPDQRDLWTDLLDGDVSVGEFRLHQHRTSWQLHVTVEYEIPELKTPDDPTPVGFDIGESMLLAGCAFEQDGPTDPIFVDGGRARHLRKEMHTTLKRLQERDAAEWRIDERFNHYQNALTDIVEKASRRAVEYARGFEDAVIVLEDLTYIRESLDYGKFMNRRLHAWAFARLQGRIENKARDAGIPVEYVHSHHTSQTCHACGHIGSRGSQAEFRCTNDECWVTEYQADLNAAANIASRLDPWGESLSWKPADDDLPRDGSACDCTTGHREASRKPRQTTLSAYGSETSESATDLVGSPAVHGG; from the coding sequence ATGACGGGGACCGCCACCAAGACGCTTGAAGCCACGCTCGCGCCACCTACGGCGCACAAAGAGCGACGGCTTCACCGGACGGTGGCGACATATCGCCGCGCCCTCGAAGATGCCTTTGAGAGCGGTTGTGATACGCAAACGGCGGTCAACGATGTGGTCACGCCGTACAACCTCACGTCATACGCGAAAGACGCGCTCAAGAGCTACGTTCCGAAACTGCGGGACACGTACAACGCTTCGGAGTTGGACGACGACCACCCGATACGGTTCACCAACCGAGGGTGGGCGCTCGACCACTCACCAGAGCGCACCCACGAATTTTGCTGGGAGGTTCCGCAGGCTGGACGTGGCACGTCGTTCTGGATACCTCTGCGTATCAACCCCGATCAGCGTGACCTGTGGACGGACCTTCTCGACGGCGACGTTTCGGTGGGGGAGTTTCGACTTCACCAGCACCGCACATCGTGGCAGCTACACGTCACCGTCGAGTACGAGATACCGGAGCTGAAGACACCGGACGACCCAACGCCGGTCGGCTTCGATATTGGCGAGTCCATGCTACTCGCGGGCTGTGCCTTCGAGCAGGATGGACCGACTGACCCGATCTTTGTGGACGGGGGCCGCGCTCGCCACCTGCGGAAAGAGATGCACACGACGCTCAAGCGACTGCAAGAGCGAGACGCCGCCGAGTGGCGGATTGACGAGCGATTCAACCACTACCAGAACGCGCTCACTGATATTGTCGAGAAGGCGTCTCGGCGGGCCGTCGAGTACGCCCGTGGCTTCGAGGACGCCGTAATCGTCCTTGAGGACTTGACGTACATCCGTGAGTCGCTGGACTACGGCAAATTCATGAACCGGCGACTTCACGCATGGGCCTTCGCCCGATTGCAGGGCCGTATAGAGAATAAAGCGCGAGACGCTGGTATCCCCGTCGAATACGTCCACTCCCACCACACGTCGCAAACGTGCCATGCGTGCGGCCACATCGGTTCTCGTGGCTCGCAGGCGGAGTTTCGATGCACAAACGACGAGTGTTGGGTGACGGAGTATCAGGCCGATCTGAACGCGGCGGCGAACATAGCCAGCCGCTTAGACCCGTGGGGAGAGAGTCTGTCTTGGAAACCGGCAGACGATGACTTGCCACGGGACGGGAGTGCTTGTGACTGCACCACGGGACATCGAGAGGCGAGTCGGAAACCCCGACAGACGACCCTTTCGGCGTATGGTTCCGAAACCTCAGAATCAGCTACCGACCTTGTAGGAAGCCCCGCCGTTCACGGCGGGTGA